TGGTCCAGCACATTGGCACCCGGCCCGCGGACGAGCTGGCGCCCACGAGGATGGCACCGGAGTCTCGCGTGTTGCGGTTGAAGACACCCCCGTAGGCGGCGTCATCCAGGTTCGAGCTGCCGTTGCCGGCGGCCTCGACCACCGTCACGCCATTGATGGAAGCCAGGGAGATGGCGTCGTACTCCGCCTGCCAGTACTCCATGGCGATGTAGTCGCACTGCGGGGTGTTGCACGTGCAGGGAGTGCTGTTGGCCGGTCCCAGGCGGTGCAGCTCGATCAGGACGACGCCTCCCGCCCCCACCGCGTTGGCGGCATTGGTGATGGCACTGGCCACGCTCTGCGCGCCAATGGCCTCGTGGCCAATCTGGGCCCCATGGGCAATGCCCGTCACGCCATAACCGTTCTGTACGCCCACCATCTCACCCACCACCGCGGTGCCATGGTTGCGCCAGCCGATGTCGGCGAACTGGGTGCCCCCCGTATGGAAGAAGGTGGGCAGATCCTCGTGAGTGGTGCGCCACGCGCCCTCCACGTCGACGATCTTCACGCCCGAGCCATTGCCTCCGGCGACGGTCCACGCGTACAGCGCGTCCACGCCCAGCGGCGCGGCCTGGAGGTAGCCCTGCTCCCCCTGGAACTGCGGGGTGGTCGGAGCCAGGTCCACGGCGCCCAGCACGGACGTCACCAGCTGGGGCAAGGAGACCGCCGCGGGCTCCGCCAGCGGCTCGGCATAGGCGGTCTCCACGCTCGGCAGCGCGTCGAGCTCGGCCACCAGCTTCGCCATGTCCGAGGCGGTGGTGCCCTCCGCCAGGGGCACCTCCATGTACAGGTTGAGGTCCGCCATCTCCCGCCCACCGCGGAGCTCCGCGGTGGCCTTGTTGGCCGTCAGCGTCCGCTCGTCCGCGGTGAACAACCGGGCCAGCCTGCCCGCGCGAGACTCTCGCGACACGGCCTTGTGGACGATCTCCAGATCCGACGACAGCCGGGCATCGTCCAACCGGAGCGCGGACAGCTTGGAGCGCTCCTGCTCGCTACGCTCCGCCACGTCCACGCTCAGCGAGCTGCCCCGCAGGCGCACATGGGTGCCCTCATGGAACTTGATGACGACGCGCGAGACCTGGACGTCCCTGCGCTGGCTCGCGGCAACTCCCTTCTTCGGCAACACTCGGGGCTCCAGCTCCCGCGCCCCCGCGACCGCCGGGGCGGCAACCCCCAGGGCAAGCGCCATGGACAGACCACGCATGACACCACCCAGCTGAACACTCCTGGCACTCATGGAATCGCTCCTCTTGTTCGGATAGTCGTTACGGCTGTGAATTCAGATTGAAGCGGGCGATGAACGCATCCTGCCGGCCCTGGCTGCCCAATCCCCACAGATCGCCCGTCGTGAAGCCCGTGATGACGACGTCTCCCGCCTTGGTGACGATGACGTCGGAAGCCTCGTCGTTGCCGGTCGTTCCGATCTGACGGGACCAGTCCATGTTCCCCTGGGCGTCGTACCTGGCGACGAACGCATCCCGGCCTCCAGCGTTGTTCTTGCCCTCCTGCATCGCGCCGGTCGTGAAGCCCGCGACGTAGACCCTGCCCTCCGTGTCGAGCGCCATCCCCGTCGCACGGCTGAACTTCGACTTCACGCCGATCCGCTTGATCCACTCCGGCCGGTCTCCATTCACGCTGTACTTCAGCAGGAACGAGTTCTGGAGGCCGTCGTTCTCGGACATGCCCTGCTCGAGATCGCTGAAGGAAACGGCCAGGACATAGAGATGACCCGCGTCATCCACCACCGCATCGAGCGCCGCGTCGATGTCGGACGTTGCCACCTGGCTCTTCCACGCCTCCACGTCCAGGTCATCCTGGGCAATCTTCGTGACGAACACATCCGTGGAGCCCGCGTGGCTCCCAGGCTCCTTGTAATCACCCATCGTCGAGCCCACGATGAAGATGTTGCCGGACGAGTCGAGCGCGAGGCCCTCGGCCCGATCATGGTCGGACGTCCCATACATCTTCCGCGTGGCGATCGTGCCGTCCGGGCTCAGCTTGTCGAGGGTGATCTGGAAGCCTTCGTAGACATCCTCCTGTGAGGTGCCCGCGATGTAGGCGTTGACGCCATTGCTCTCTTGACGCAAGGCGACGCCCAGCGCGGCATCTTCCTCGGCCGAGCCGTACTGCCGTGTCCATTCCCGGGTGCCAGTGGAGCGCAACTTCGTGGCGAAGATGTCATTGAAGCCCTGTCCGGACTCGGACGCGCCTGGCATCTGACCGGCGGTACTCCCCACCAGGTAGGTCGTCCTATCGGACGCGATGGCGATGTCCTTGACACTGTCTTCGCCCGCGGAACCCAGCTGGGTGATCCTCACGTCGGGAAAGAACAACGTCCCCGCGGGGCTGGTGTCCGGCATGATCGGCGGAAAACGGGCGGAGAAGACATCCAGCCCCGCTCCGGCCTCCGTCACGTTGAGGTTGCCAGCCCCACTGAAGCGGCCCCGGGTGTTGCCCGCGACATAGATATTGCACTCATCATCGGTGCCAATCGCGACCCCCGTATCGTCCTGGTCCGTGCCGAATTGCCAGATGTCCCAGACGTGCACCCGTGAGCAAGGGGGGGAGCCCAGATTTCCACAGGTCCCGGATGCCTCGCAGCCGGTGGGGTCACCATTGGGCTCATCGACGTTAGGGGTATCGCAACCCGTCCAGGCCAGCAACAGGGCGGAGAGCAGCTTGGAGGCGTGAAGCGTGGAGCGTAGGAGCGTGTTCATTTTTTGTCCGCGAGTGCCCAGAGGGCGTCGTAGCGAAGCATGGAGTACTTGAGCAGCTTTTCCAGGTCCGTACCGCGCACGCTCGCCAGCAGTTCCTCGGCCCGCTTGCGATCGTTGTAGAGCATGACCATGAAGAGCTCGACCTTGTCTCCAGACAGGGAGCGGCGCAGCTCCAGATCCTGATCGGCTCGGATGTTCCTGGCGAGGATGACCTCCTCGACGTCCTTCAACAGCGCCTGCCGTTCCGGGTTCTCCTTCCACTCCAATCCCATCCCCAGATATTCGACCCGGTAGAGCCGCTTGAACTGTCCCTCCTCCGTGAAGGTCTTCTCGTCGGCGGCGAGCAGATCCCTCTTGGCGGCTTCGATGAGCTCGCGATCCTTGTACATGCCGCGCAACATCTCCTTCTCTTGCGGCTTGAGCAGGACCTTGCGCTGAAGTTGCCGGAACTGGGCGATGTCCGGATTGGCCGCCATGACGCGCTGACGGAGGGCATCCAGCGGCGAGCGGGGCTTGGCCAGGAGCGGCGGCGTGGTGTCCGTCTCCAACGGATCACTGACGACCACGGGATGCGCGGACTCGACGGGCACCTGGGGCTTGCCGGACTGGGGACTCAACGGCCGCGCGGGCTCGGATGGCGGGCTCGCGGCCACACGGGGCTGCTCCGGCGCGGGAGTGGGCGCCTCACTGGCGAACACGCCCGCCTTGCTCAGGAAGAAGAAGAGGACGGATGACCCCAGGACCAGGACGGCCAGCAGGGGAAGGACGAGATGCTTGGATTGAGGCTTGCGGTCCATTCGGAGCTCCAACTTCGGGACTGGCAGCGCTGGGTGGACGAGAGACACCAGGGGTGGGAGCCCGCTCCTCGTGGACGGGCTCCCCTCCCCCAGCCATACAACGTCACTCACTCAGTTCTGGGGGATGACGTCGTCCGGCACGTTCTTGCGCAGGATGAGCCGGTTGAGCTCCTCCACGTACTCGCTCTGGAAACGGGCGGAGCCATTGAGGTAGCCCTCCGCCACCAGGATGTTGGAGGTGAGATCCTTGCTCACCGGGCGCAGGTTGTAGACCCGGCCGTACCACGAGCGCTTCTCGATGGTGACGATCTGATCGAGCGAGCCGTCCTGACGGACCAGGTGCTCACCAACGGTGAACTCCTTGGCCTTGCGCAGGCTGCCCTCGCCGGTCACGAGC
This is a stretch of genomic DNA from Archangium violaceum. It encodes these proteins:
- a CDS encoding S8 family peptidase codes for the protein MRGLSMALALGVAAPAVAGARELEPRVLPKKGVAASQRRDVQVSRVVIKFHEGTHVRLRGSSLSVDVAERSEQERSKLSALRLDDARLSSDLEIVHKAVSRESRAGRLARLFTADERTLTANKATAELRGGREMADLNLYMEVPLAEGTTASDMAKLVAELDALPSVETAYAEPLAEPAAVSLPQLVTSVLGAVDLAPTTPQFQGEQGYLQAAPLGVDALYAWTVAGGNGSGVKIVDVEGAWRTTHEDLPTFFHTGGTQFADIGWRNHGTAVVGEMVGVQNGYGVTGIAHGAQIGHEAIGAQSVASAITNAANAVGAGGVVLIELHRLGPANSTPCTCNTPQCDYIAMEYWQAEYDAISLASINGVTVVEAAGNGSSNLDDAAYGGVFNRNTRDSGAILVGASSSAGRVPMCWTNYGSRVDVHAWGEVVTSTGYGDRFNPGDENQYYTSVFSGTSSASPIVTASVASIQGALKANGRYPLSPLAIRDLLVSTGTAQAADAKQIGPRPDLRRALGKLNLRPALAPVSLQSAHND
- a CDS encoding SBBP repeat-containing protein, with protein sequence MNTLLRSTLHASKLLSALLLAWTGCDTPNVDEPNGDPTGCEASGTCGNLGSPPCSRVHVWDIWQFGTDQDDTGVAIGTDDECNIYVAGNTRGRFSGAGNLNVTEAGAGLDVFSARFPPIMPDTSPAGTLFFPDVRITQLGSAGEDSVKDIAIASDRTTYLVGSTAGQMPGASESGQGFNDIFATKLRSTGTREWTRQYGSAEEDAALGVALRQESNGVNAYIAGTSQEDVYEGFQITLDKLSPDGTIATRKMYGTSDHDRAEGLALDSSGNIFIVGSTMGDYKEPGSHAGSTDVFVTKIAQDDLDVEAWKSQVATSDIDAALDAVVDDAGHLYVLAVSFSDLEQGMSENDGLQNSFLLKYSVNGDRPEWIKRIGVKSKFSRATGMALDTEGRVYVAGFTTGAMQEGKNNAGGRDAFVARYDAQGNMDWSRQIGTTGNDEASDVIVTKAGDVVITGFTTGDLWGLGSQGRQDAFIARFNLNSQP